In Electrophorus electricus isolate fEleEle1 chromosome 1, fEleEle1.pri, whole genome shotgun sequence, a single window of DNA contains:
- the rpsa gene encoding 40S ribosomal protein SA gives MSGGLDVLQMKEEDVLKFLAAGTHLGGTNLDYQMEQYVYKRKSDGIYIINLKKTWEKLLLAARAIVAIENPADVCVISSRNTGQRAVLKFASATGATTFAGRFTPGTFTNQIQAAFREPRLLVVTDPRADHQPLTEASYVNIPTIALCNTDSPLRYVDIAIPCNNKGPHSVGLMWWMLAREVLRMRGTISREHPWEVMPDLYFYRDPEEIEKEEQAAAEKAVGKEEFQGEWTAPVADFAQPEVADWSEGVQVPSVPIQQFPASIEAASTKAAPSTEVYAEDWSAQPTTEDWSAAPTAQAGDWGGSTADWS, from the exons ATGTCCGGAGGTCTGGATGTCCTTCAAATGAAGGAGGAAGATGTGCTGAAATTCCTGGCTGCGGGAACACATCTTGGTGGAACCAACCTGGACTACCAGATGGAACAGTACGTGTACAAAAGAAAGAGTGATG GCATTTACATCATCAACCTGAAGAAGACCTGGGAAAAGCTGCTGCTGGCTGCCAGAGCAATCGTTGCCATTGAGAACCCCGCTGACGTATGCGTCATCTCCTCCCGGAACACTGGCCAG AGGGCGGTGCTCAAATTCGCCTCTGCCACTGGAGCTACCACCTTTGCTGGGCGTTTCACCCCTGGAACTTTCACCAATCAGATTCAGGCTGCCTTCCGGGAGCCCCGCCTCCTGGTTGTCACTGATCCACGCGCTGACCACCAGCCCCTGACTGAGGCATCATACGTAAACATTCCCACCATTGCCCTCTGCAACACAGACTCCCCTCTCAGATATGTGGACATCGCCATCCCATGCAACAACAAG GGTCCTCACTCTGTGGGTCTAATGTGGTGGATGTTGGCCCGGGAGGTTTTGCGCATGAGGGGTACCATCTCACGGGAGCATCCCTGGGAGGTCATGCCTGATCTGTACTTCTACAGAGACCCTGAAGAG ATTGAGAAGGAGGAGCAGGCAGCAGCGGAGAAGGCTGTGGGCAAGGAGGAGTTCCAGGGTGAATGGACCGCACCTGTGGCCGATTTTGCCCAACCCGAGGTGGCTGACTGGTCTGAAGGGGTGCAGGTACCGTCTGTGCCAATCCAGCAATTCCCTGCTAGCATAGAGG CTGCTTCTACCAAGGCTGCCCCCTCTACTGAGGTGTATGCTG AGGACTGGAGTGCTCAGCCTACTACTGAAGACTGGTCTGCAGCCCCCACTGCCCAGGCTGGGGACTGGGGTGGCTCCACTGCTGACTGGTCATAA
- the slc25a38b gene encoding mitochondrial glycine transporter B isoform X2: MDCYLQNSHVITSKAHPALKAFMCGSLSGTCSTLLFQPLDLVKTRLQTLQNNMRPGSPKVGMLSVFITVVRTERLFGLWKGVSPSFMRCIPGVGIYFSTYYSLKQRFFQERAPNAGEAVLLGAGARCVAGVAMLPVTVIKTRFESGRYNYISVLGALRNVCETEGPRALYSGLVATLLRDAPFSGIYVMFYSQAKKALPHVSSSGLAPVVNFGCGVVAGILASLATQPADVVKTHMQVSPALYRRTCDAMRFIYAEHGLGGFFRGAVPRSLRRTLMAAMAWTVYEQLMEQMGLKS; the protein is encoded by the exons gctcATCCTGCTCTAAAGGCATTTATGTGTGGGTCACTCAGTGGGACGTGCTCCACACTGCTCTTCCAGCCACTGGACCTGGTGAAGACACGTCTGCAGACGCTGCAGAACAACATGCGCCCGGG TTCTCCAAAGGTTGGCATGCTGAGTGTGTTCATCACTGTAGTCCGGACAGAGAGGTTGTTTGGCCTGTGGAAAGGTGTCTCTCCG TCGTTCATGCGCTGCATCCCAGGCGTAGGGATCTACTTCAGCACGTATTACTCGCTGAAGCAGCGCTTCTTTCAGGAGCGAGCCCCTAACGCGGGCGAGGCCGTCCTGCTCGGAGCAGGGGCGCGCTGTGTGGCCGGGGTCGCCATGCTGCCTGTCACAGTCATCAAAACGCGATTCGAG agtggGCGGTATAACTACATAAGTGTTCTAGGGGCATtgaggaatgtgtgtgagacGGAGGGCCCAAGAGCATTATACTCGGGTCTTGTGGCCACCCTGCTCAGAGACGCACCCTTCTCCGGGATCTATGTCATGTTCTACAGCCAGGCCAAGAAGGCCCTGCCCCACG TCAGCTCATCAGGTCTGGCCCCGGTGGTGAATTTCGGGTGTGGGGTTGTGGCAGGCATTTTGGCATCTCTGGCCACCCAGCCAGCTGATGTAGTGAAGACTCACATGCAAGTGAGTCCAGCGCTGTACCGCAGGACCTGTGATGCCATGCGCTTCATCTACGCC gAACATGGATTGGGGGGGTTCTTTCGGGGAGCTGTTCCTCGATCACTGCGAAGGACTTTGATGGCTGCCATGGCCTGGACTGTTTATGAGCAGCTGATGGAACAAATGGGTCTCAAATCCTGA
- the slc25a38b gene encoding mitochondrial glycine transporter B isoform X3, which translates to MEVALAHPALKAFMCGSLSGTCSTLLFQPLDLVKTRLQTLQNNMRPGSPKVGMLSVFITVVRTERLFGLWKGVSPSFMRCIPGVGIYFSTYYSLKQRFFQERAPNAGEAVLLGAGARCVAGVAMLPVTVIKTRFESGRYNYISVLGALRNVCETEGPRALYSGLVATLLRDAPFSGIYVMFYSQAKKALPHEVSSSGLAPVVNFGCGVVAGILASLATQPADVVKTHMQVSPALYRRTCDAMRFIYAEHGLGGFFRGAVPRSLRRTLMAAMAWTVYEQLMEQMGLKS; encoded by the exons gctcATCCTGCTCTAAAGGCATTTATGTGTGGGTCACTCAGTGGGACGTGCTCCACACTGCTCTTCCAGCCACTGGACCTGGTGAAGACACGTCTGCAGACGCTGCAGAACAACATGCGCCCGGG TTCTCCAAAGGTTGGCATGCTGAGTGTGTTCATCACTGTAGTCCGGACAGAGAGGTTGTTTGGCCTGTGGAAAGGTGTCTCTCCG TCGTTCATGCGCTGCATCCCAGGCGTAGGGATCTACTTCAGCACGTATTACTCGCTGAAGCAGCGCTTCTTTCAGGAGCGAGCCCCTAACGCGGGCGAGGCCGTCCTGCTCGGAGCAGGGGCGCGCTGTGTGGCCGGGGTCGCCATGCTGCCTGTCACAGTCATCAAAACGCGATTCGAG agtggGCGGTATAACTACATAAGTGTTCTAGGGGCATtgaggaatgtgtgtgagacGGAGGGCCCAAGAGCATTATACTCGGGTCTTGTGGCCACCCTGCTCAGAGACGCACCCTTCTCCGGGATCTATGTCATGTTCTACAGCCAGGCCAAGAAGGCCCTGCCCCACG AAGTCAGCTCATCAGGTCTGGCCCCGGTGGTGAATTTCGGGTGTGGGGTTGTGGCAGGCATTTTGGCATCTCTGGCCACCCAGCCAGCTGATGTAGTGAAGACTCACATGCAAGTGAGTCCAGCGCTGTACCGCAGGACCTGTGATGCCATGCGCTTCATCTACGCC gAACATGGATTGGGGGGGTTCTTTCGGGGAGCTGTTCCTCGATCACTGCGAAGGACTTTGATGGCTGCCATGGCCTGGACTGTTTATGAGCAGCTGATGGAACAAATGGGTCTCAAATCCTGA
- the slc25a38b gene encoding mitochondrial glycine transporter B isoform X1, translated as MDCYLQNSHVITSKAHPALKAFMCGSLSGTCSTLLFQPLDLVKTRLQTLQNNMRPGSPKVGMLSVFITVVRTERLFGLWKGVSPSFMRCIPGVGIYFSTYYSLKQRFFQERAPNAGEAVLLGAGARCVAGVAMLPVTVIKTRFESGRYNYISVLGALRNVCETEGPRALYSGLVATLLRDAPFSGIYVMFYSQAKKALPHEVSSSGLAPVVNFGCGVVAGILASLATQPADVVKTHMQVSPALYRRTCDAMRFIYAEHGLGGFFRGAVPRSLRRTLMAAMAWTVYEQLMEQMGLKS; from the exons gctcATCCTGCTCTAAAGGCATTTATGTGTGGGTCACTCAGTGGGACGTGCTCCACACTGCTCTTCCAGCCACTGGACCTGGTGAAGACACGTCTGCAGACGCTGCAGAACAACATGCGCCCGGG TTCTCCAAAGGTTGGCATGCTGAGTGTGTTCATCACTGTAGTCCGGACAGAGAGGTTGTTTGGCCTGTGGAAAGGTGTCTCTCCG TCGTTCATGCGCTGCATCCCAGGCGTAGGGATCTACTTCAGCACGTATTACTCGCTGAAGCAGCGCTTCTTTCAGGAGCGAGCCCCTAACGCGGGCGAGGCCGTCCTGCTCGGAGCAGGGGCGCGCTGTGTGGCCGGGGTCGCCATGCTGCCTGTCACAGTCATCAAAACGCGATTCGAG agtggGCGGTATAACTACATAAGTGTTCTAGGGGCATtgaggaatgtgtgtgagacGGAGGGCCCAAGAGCATTATACTCGGGTCTTGTGGCCACCCTGCTCAGAGACGCACCCTTCTCCGGGATCTATGTCATGTTCTACAGCCAGGCCAAGAAGGCCCTGCCCCACG AAGTCAGCTCATCAGGTCTGGCCCCGGTGGTGAATTTCGGGTGTGGGGTTGTGGCAGGCATTTTGGCATCTCTGGCCACCCAGCCAGCTGATGTAGTGAAGACTCACATGCAAGTGAGTCCAGCGCTGTACCGCAGGACCTGTGATGCCATGCGCTTCATCTACGCC gAACATGGATTGGGGGGGTTCTTTCGGGGAGCTGTTCCTCGATCACTGCGAAGGACTTTGATGGCTGCCATGGCCTGGACTGTTTATGAGCAGCTGATGGAACAAATGGGTCTCAAATCCTGA
- the slc25a38b gene encoding mitochondrial glycine transporter B isoform X4 produces the protein MDSPKVGMLSVFITVVRTERLFGLWKGVSPSFMRCIPGVGIYFSTYYSLKQRFFQERAPNAGEAVLLGAGARCVAGVAMLPVTVIKTRFESGRYNYISVLGALRNVCETEGPRALYSGLVATLLRDAPFSGIYVMFYSQAKKALPHEVSSSGLAPVVNFGCGVVAGILASLATQPADVVKTHMQVSPALYRRTCDAMRFIYAEHGLGGFFRGAVPRSLRRTLMAAMAWTVYEQLMEQMGLKS, from the exons ATGGA TTCTCCAAAGGTTGGCATGCTGAGTGTGTTCATCACTGTAGTCCGGACAGAGAGGTTGTTTGGCCTGTGGAAAGGTGTCTCTCCG TCGTTCATGCGCTGCATCCCAGGCGTAGGGATCTACTTCAGCACGTATTACTCGCTGAAGCAGCGCTTCTTTCAGGAGCGAGCCCCTAACGCGGGCGAGGCCGTCCTGCTCGGAGCAGGGGCGCGCTGTGTGGCCGGGGTCGCCATGCTGCCTGTCACAGTCATCAAAACGCGATTCGAG agtggGCGGTATAACTACATAAGTGTTCTAGGGGCATtgaggaatgtgtgtgagacGGAGGGCCCAAGAGCATTATACTCGGGTCTTGTGGCCACCCTGCTCAGAGACGCACCCTTCTCCGGGATCTATGTCATGTTCTACAGCCAGGCCAAGAAGGCCCTGCCCCACG AAGTCAGCTCATCAGGTCTGGCCCCGGTGGTGAATTTCGGGTGTGGGGTTGTGGCAGGCATTTTGGCATCTCTGGCCACCCAGCCAGCTGATGTAGTGAAGACTCACATGCAAGTGAGTCCAGCGCTGTACCGCAGGACCTGTGATGCCATGCGCTTCATCTACGCC gAACATGGATTGGGGGGGTTCTTTCGGGGAGCTGTTCCTCGATCACTGCGAAGGACTTTGATGGCTGCCATGGCCTGGACTGTTTATGAGCAGCTGATGGAACAAATGGGTCTCAAATCCTGA